The DNA segment CCCGCCGGCGAAGAAGAACTCTCGCCCACGCCAGCCGAATAGCCGCGGCCAACCAGCAAACCAACAAAAGCCGAGGTCTCTGACCTCGGCTTTTTCTTTGGACGTCGAGTTGCTTGTCCGCAGCCTCCTTTCGCTCCGCGAAAGGTCCGGAGCCTTTCGCGGAGCGAAAGGAGACTGTGGCTCAAGGAACAACGGCCCGTATCTCACGCGTCGCGCGGCGCCGTCTTCGCCCAGTCGGTCAACTCGGCGGCAGAAACCTCCGGAATTTGCGACAAGAAGGCTGGTTGCAAACCTGTGAGCCAGACGAAGTCGCCTTCAATACGATGCGCATTGAAGTTCGTACTCATTCTCGCCGCACACAATGCCGCTGCTCCTCCGCAAAATGTAGCGAAGACAAACAGCCCCGCCGCCGATCCAACAGGGTTGTATCCACGTCGAAGAGACATTGCGATGCCCGCGATGAATGCCAACGCGGCGATGCCTCCGAACATCAGAGACAACCAAAACATCGTCCAGCTGCGCGCTTCATGGCGTTCACAAAGCCGGAAGAACACAGAGGCTCGCTGGACAAAGCGACGGCCCATCCAACTGCTCAGCAGCATAAGTCCGAAAAAGAGGATCCACGCATACCAAGATCCATCAAGACCAAGAAACAACATGCCTACAAACACTGGCGTCAATGAGGCCCAATAGCCGATGCTCCGGGAATCCGCCCAATGAAGTTTCTGCTGTCGCAACGGCCCATTCGATGGTGAACCGCACTTCTTGCATAGCTGGGGCAGCTCGGCATCGCGCCGTACGATGAGATACTTTCCGTAGCGCCGCGCGCCGTGCATCGTGGCCGCGTCGATCGACGGAGTTTCCGGTCCGGCGTCGGCGGCGGTATAACGCGGCGAAGCGTAGGGATTCTCCGAGTCCATCCCGCTATCATCGAGCGCCGGCACAGTGGACGCAATCACTTTGCAATCGGGCTTTGGCCTTCAACGGAAGCCGTTATGGCACGGTCTCCCGACCGTGCCATGTTGCGGCCTGCGCGAAATGGAGACCTTCGGTCGAAACGGTGGCACGGTCGGGAGACCGTGCCACAACTTTGTCGACGTCCACTGCCCCGCGCTGGTGCGTCGAGCTAGTGGAAAAGACCCTTAGATCGCCTGCCCGTTCCAGCGGACAAAGCCTTCCATCGCAAAATACTCTGGGAGGCCGAGCTTGTTGTAAACGGCGGCTGTGTTGCGGTTGCGGTCTTCGGCGCGTTGCCAGAACTCTCGCGAGTCCGCGCCGGGAAAGAGCGCCGCGTCCTTCTGCGATTCGTGCCGGAAGATGGCCTGCTTTTTCTTTTCCAGATCGCGCGGGCTGAGCGGCACGGCGATTTCAATTTCATCGATCGGCCATTCCTGCCAGGCCCCGCGGTATAAGAGCACGTCCGGGCGATTGCCGGTCGCGGCCTGAATCTCCGCCAACGCGCGAAAGATCGCCTCGGCGCAGACCCGGTGCGTGCCGTGCGGGTCGGAGAGATCGCCGGCCACGTAAATCTGCTGCGGTTGTACGCGCTCGATCAATTCGCGAATGATCCGCACGTCGTCGTCGCCCACGGGGTTTTTTGCGATCGTGCCGGTGCGATAAAACGGCAGATCGAGGAAGTGGCAACGCTCCTCGCGCACGCCGGCCACGATCGCGCCGGCCTTGGCTTCTTTCCAGCGAATGAGCGCCTTGATCTTGAGCACCGCCTCGGCGTCCGGCTCGCCGGGGGCCTTGTTGAAGAGCGCTGATGAAACCGTCCGCTCCACTTCGCCCGCCCGTTCAGAATCGATGCCGAATAGACGGTTGTATTCGGTGACGAGGTCGGCCACCGCGGCGGCGTCGTGATCGTGAACAGCAATGTTGCCGCTCGTCATGTACGCGATGTGCGTCTCGTGCTGATCTTCGACCAGCCGAATCAACGTCCCGCCCATGCTGATCACGTCATCGTCCGGGTGCGGGCTGAAACAAATCACCCGCTTCGAGTCCTTGCCCGACGGATGGTACTCGATCGTATCCATCATCCAGCGAAACACGCGATGTGCGATCGCATGCGCCGGGCCTTGGTGCCGGAGCAGTTGATGCAGGTTGTGCTCGCGGAAATCGTTGTCGTTAAGCTTCAACAGCGCCTTGTCGGTCCGCTCGCAGAGCCACAGCACAGCGCGCTTGACAAGGCGATCGTTCCACTCGACGTTGCCGTGCATCCAGGGCGTCGCGATGCCGGTCAACATCGAACCGGCCGCGCCGTCGACCAGCAGGCAAGCGTCGCTATGATCCTGCAGCAGCGTCGCCGGCACGCGATCGGTGATCGGGCCCTCGGCGGTCTCGCGGATGATCTTGGCTTTATGCTCGCCGAGCGCGATCAGCATGATCTTGCGCGCGTCGAGGATCGTGGCCAAGCCCATCGTGATCGCTTGCAGCGGGACGTTGTCCTCGCTAAAGAAATCACTCGCCGCGTCCTTCCGCGTCACCGGGTCTAGCGTGGCCAACCGCGTGCGGCCGTTGCGGACGCTGAACGGCTCGTTGAAGCCAATGTGCCCGTTGCGGCCGATGCCGAGAATCTGCAAATCAATCCCGCCGGCCCGTTCGATGGCGTCCTCATAGCGGCGGCAGAAATCGTCGACGCGGTCCGGCGAAATCGTTCCGTCCGGAATGTGAATCTGCGCCGCCGGCACGTTCACGAACTGAAAGAAATGATCGTGCATCCATCGCCGATAGCTTTGCAACTGATCCGGTTGCAGGCCGAAATATTCATCCAGGTTGAACGTCACCACGCCGGCGAAATCGAGCCCCTCGTCGCGATGCATCCGCACCAGCTCGCGATACAGCCCGACCGGCGTCGACCCGGTTGGCAGCCCGAGCACCGCCTTTTGGCCGACGGAGTTCCGCTCGCGAATGATCCGCGCCACGACCTGCGCGACATACCGCGCGACGGCCTGATTCGAATCGAACTGGTAAACCGGAATCTGAGTGCCCGGCACAGGCATGGCACGAACCGTCTGAACCGGCGCAGGCGCAGTCAGCATGGCGATGATTTCGAGTTGTGGAAACGATAGTCAATCAGGAGGGCATGGGCCGCGCCCGGCACAATGGCCAAGCGATCCGGCGCCCACGTCTCTCACTGGGAGAGAACCTGTGATTATGACGCGCGGGGCGGGAGAATGCCACTGGGTATTGACTAGAACGCGAACGAAAGAGTCGCGTCAAAATGGCCTAGGCCGCGAGTTCGCCCACGTGCTGTTCTCGCTGGGACCAAAGGACCGGACGAATCTCATACTGGTTAAGTGCACCAGTGACTTCCGGATTGACTGAGTAGTCGACGTCGTTCAACAAAGCAATTGCGCGCGCGTCCGGAGCACGGACAGCGCGAATATCCTCCCA comes from the Planctomycetia bacterium genome and includes:
- the nagB gene encoding glucosamine-6-phosphate deaminase, whose protein sequence is MLTAPAPVQTVRAMPVPGTQIPVYQFDSNQAVARYVAQVVARIIRERNSVGQKAVLGLPTGSTPVGLYRELVRMHRDEGLDFAGVVTFNLDEYFGLQPDQLQSYRRWMHDHFFQFVNVPAAQIHIPDGTISPDRVDDFCRRYEDAIERAGGIDLQILGIGRNGHIGFNEPFSVRNGRTRLATLDPVTRKDAASDFFSEDNVPLQAITMGLATILDARKIMLIALGEHKAKIIRETAEGPITDRVPATLLQDHSDACLLVDGAAGSMLTGIATPWMHGNVEWNDRLVKRAVLWLCERTDKALLKLNDNDFREHNLHQLLRHQGPAHAIAHRVFRWMMDTIEYHPSGKDSKRVICFSPHPDDDVISMGGTLIRLVEDQHETHIAYMTSGNIAVHDHDAAAVADLVTEYNRLFGIDSERAGEVERTVSSALFNKAPGEPDAEAVLKIKALIRWKEAKAGAIVAGVREERCHFLDLPFYRTGTIAKNPVGDDDVRIIRELIERVQPQQIYVAGDLSDPHGTHRVCAEAIFRALAEIQAATGNRPDVLLYRGAWQEWPIDEIEIAVPLSPRDLEKKKQAIFRHESQKDAALFPGADSREFWQRAEDRNRNTAAVYNKLGLPEYFAMEGFVRWNGQAI